The genomic window ACAACGCTTCTTCGAGGACCTGGCCGCTCCGCTGCTGGCCGAGGGCGCCCTCCACTTCAATGCGGTGGAGCGGCTCAGCCGGCAGCGCAACGGTCTGCAACTGGATTGCGCGGATGGCCAGCGCCTGCTCGCCGATCGCGTGGTGCTCTGTGGCGGCGCCTGGTCCGCCGCCCTCGCCCGCCAGGTGGGCGACCGCATCCCGCTGGACACCGAACGGGGCTACCACCTGGAGTTCGACCTCGACGACACCCTGCTCGAGCGCCCCTGCTGCCCGGTGGAAAGCGCCTTCTACATGACCCCCATGGCCGGCCGCCTGCGCGTGGCCGGCACCGTGGAACTGGGCTCGATCCGCGACGCGGCCAACCCGCAGCGCTTCGACTACCTGGAACAGCGGGTGCGCCGCGTGCTCGGCCTGCGCGCTCCGGTGGCGCGGCGCTGGCTGGGCTTCCGGCCGTCGCTGCCGGACTCGCTGCCGGTGATCGGCGCTTCCCCCAATGAGCCACGGCTGATTCACGCCTTCGGCCACCAGCATCTCGGCCTCACCCTTGCTGGCGCCACCGGGCAACTGGTCGCCCAGATCCTCGATGGCAGGGCGCCGGACTGGCTCGACAGTTTTTCCGCACGACGCTTCTGACCCAAGGAGTTCCACCCATGAGTATCCAGCGCAAGCAGACCGGCCCACGCATGAGCCAGATCGTCATCCACCGCGACACCGTTTACCTCGCCGGCCAGGTCGGCGAGGTGCACCAATCGGTGGCGGAGCAGACCCGCACCGCACTGGCGCACGTCGACGCCCTGCTCGATGAAGCCGGCACCACGCGCCAGCACCTCTTGCAGACCATCATCTGGCTCGCCGACATGGCCGACTTCGCCGAGATGAACGCCGTGTGGGATGCCTGGGTGCCCGCCGGCCACGCTCCGGCGCGGGCCTGCGGCGAAGCGAAACTGGCAGACCCTCGGTTGCGGGTAGAGGTGATCGTTACCGCAGCCATCGAAGCTGCCTGATATCCAGCCACAAGGAAGACAGTCACGGAGGCAGCGACAAGCCCCGGTCTTTCGTCAGCTGCGACGGGTGAGATCGCGCGTGAACTGCTGCTCCGTGACGCTCGTGCCCCATTGGTCGCCCTGCGCTTCGCGGGTCAGCTCGAAGCCGAACGACTCGTAGAGCCGGCGCGCCGCATCCAGGCCCTTGAATGTCCAGAGCTGGACGGCGGAGAAGCCCTGCTCGGCGCAGAAGGCCATGGCCTCCTCCAGCAGGCGGCGCCCCACGCCCTGGCCCCGACAGTGCTCGTCGAGGATGAACCAGCGCAGGTGCGCCTCGCCGTTGCCCAGGTCCTCGCCATCGATGGCGACCGAGCCGACTATTCGCGGACCCTGCTCGGCCACCCAGATGCCATTGCGTGGCTGGTTCAGGCGCCCGGCGAAGGCTGCGATGCCGGTTGCCACCTGGCTTTCGAAGAACTGCCCGAA from Pseudomonas sp. GCEP-101 includes these protein-coding regions:
- a CDS encoding NAD(P)/FAD-dependent oxidoreductase; protein product: MKLPERCEVAVVGAGAVGVATALWLRRQGYQVIVLERDAVAAGASYGNAGTFAPYGCMPIAQPGLLKDIPRLLFSPDSPFVIRWSRLPRLMPWLLRFLDQCRPQNFQRNATALAQLLQHTYEGYAPLLDEAPAANRHLRHKGCIYAYASQDSLRAADAGYALRERFGIPQQRLGREELEALEPALAGKSVGGILFPESSHLDDPQRFFEDLAAPLLAEGALHFNAVERLSRQRNGLQLDCADGQRLLADRVVLCGGAWSAALARQVGDRIPLDTERGYHLEFDLDDTLLERPCCPVESAFYMTPMAGRLRVAGTVELGSIRDAANPQRFDYLEQRVRRVLGLRAPVARRWLGFRPSLPDSLPVIGASPNEPRLIHAFGHQHLGLTLAGATGQLVAQILDGRAPDWLDSFSARRF
- a CDS encoding RidA family protein, yielding MSIQRKQTGPRMSQIVIHRDTVYLAGQVGEVHQSVAEQTRTALAHVDALLDEAGTTRQHLLQTIIWLADMADFAEMNAVWDAWVPAGHAPARACGEAKLADPRLRVEVIVTAAIEAA